The Chamaesiphon minutus PCC 6605 DNA window TGGCATGTTCGATCTGTTGAGTTTCTTTTGGCAACAGCGACGAAAGACCAAAGTCGATCAGTTTGACGTGCTGAGTCTCTGGGTGGATCAGGATATTGCCAGGTTTGATATCTTTGTGAATGACCCGCTGACGATATAATCCTTCTAGTGCGTCAGCAATTTGAATGGCAATTTGGAGAAAGGCAATCAATTTTTGCGGTTCGTTGCCAAAAGCTCCCGATTTATCTAAGTAAGATTTGAGTGAGATACTACCGCAATCCTCAAGGATCAGAGCATAGGCGTTTTGGTAGGGTTCTAGTGCCAGTGTTTTGATGACATTGGGCAGATTTAAATCTTTGCCGATATCGTACTGATGCCGAAACTGCATCAGTCGCTCGAAGCTGGGAAACTTACTCCGTAAGAGTTTGATGGTAACTGGATGTAAATCGGATTCTCTAACCCCTCGGTACAGCAGGGTACGATTGCCTACATAAATTTCTTCGGCAATCTGATAACCTGGTACATGCACGCTCGTCTTCATCATTCTAGTCCCCAATCTGCAACTATATGAAGATGGCTAGGAGCTAAAATTTAGTTCTACAGCTCCAAACTAATGGTAAGTGGAGCTTGCAGCCATTAAAAATTAGCTCGTTCGGTCATCTATAGTTACATTCTATGAAATGATTTGCGGACTAGCTGTAATCTAGATCAATCGATAGTTATATTTTTAAATCAGATAATGGTTTTTGAGCGATGATGAGATCTCGCACCCCAGTTTCATTTTTCAAACAAAATCTAATTTCTCCAAATCCTGCTTTATCAATTATGGACTCGATTTGAGAAGGTGTAAAATTGTTGCCTTGCATTGCAAGTAACATACATAGAGATAAGATTGCAGGCTGAAGTGGCCCTGTTTTTTGTTCGTTGAAAAGGGTTTCGCTAACTATTAATAACCCGCCAGGTTTTAATAAATTGTGCGCTTGATGTAGAATTTGCATTCTTGCATTTACACCCCAATCAGCCAGTACCCCAGAGAGAATTACGGCATCCGCGCTTTCGATTTGCGCACTGAGATCGTCGAAGAGATTGCCTGGAATACACTTGACCTGCTGTTGTAAACCCTTGGTAGAAATGCGTTGCTGGATAAATTGGCAGGCAATTGGCAGATCCACCATTGCGATCGAAAGATGAGGCAATATTTCCGCTAATTCTAGAGATACCTGCCCTCCACCCGCACCTAAATCGATAATCTGCTGAATGTTACTAAAATCTATACTTTTAGGCATTGCAGCTCCAATACCGATGCTAGAACGGTTCATTGCTTCAAGGAAGATAAAGTATTCTTCAGGATGTTGTTCTAATTGTCTATAGTAGTCATTGACCCGATCTAGATTCTTACTTGAAGAAACTTGCTTTATCTGTTGCTTACCACTTTTGATTGCTTCAGTTAAATTACCAAACAAGTCATAGCAACGCTTGTGAAAAAGCAAAGAACTTGTCATGCTCTGGGGACTGCTTGTGGTTAGCCATGTGCTAGCGGCTGGGGTGTTATGATAATTGCCCATGCTGTCACGCTTTAATAATTCCATCGCAGTTAAGGCGATCGCCAAGCGTTCTAATCCATCTACAGAAACTTGGATTTCAGTAGCAATTTGTTCGCAGGTTTTAGGTGCATCGACTAGACAATCGAATAGATTAAGTTCTACTGCACTTAGCAAAATAGATGAGAGCGCGTAACTACCGCCGATATATTCTAAAGTCTCTCCACTGGCTATAGTATTCCCCAGAAAGTTGAAGCCAAAATTTTGAGAATCTGTAGACTGTATTTCGTTGCCCATCTTATTTATGAGTGCATTGTTATAATATAAAAGTGAAAGTTTTTTAGTTAGAGTAGAATTTTGTCTCGCTGGGTAAGTTCTACAACACTCTCAATTAGTTGCTGGCATTCTTGCTCTGTATTACAACAATGGGGTGAGACGCGGATTCTTTGACTAGAACGGCTATCAACATCAATGCCTAAAGCGGCTAATTTCTGGACTACAATTTCAGCCCGATTTACTTCCAGGCAAACTGTTCCACCACGATGGTGCGCAGAGCGCGGCGTATTAATTGTAATACCATTTGCATCAGCACACTCCATCAAGTAAGTTGTCAATTCAATATTACGTTGATGAATTTGTTTTACCCCAACCTCGATCGCAAAGAGCAGTCCCGCACGAGAGGTATAAATTGGCTCAAAGGATGGTGTTCCTTGTTGAAAGCGGCGTGCGCCAACAGCAGGTACGAAAGTTGCTGCAAATGCAGTAGGCTGAAGATGAGAAAACCAGCCTGGATATACTGGATCGAGTTGTTCGGATAGAGATGAGTTGATGTATGCAAATGCTAAACCTATACCACCACAGAGCCACTTATTCATTCCCCCCAGCACCACATCTGCACCCAAAGATATGACATCAATTGGTAGCACACCAACAGCTTGATATGCATCCAGAATCACGATTGCTCCAGCCGCGTGAGCAGCCTCAATAATGGGTTTAATATCGAGACAGGCACTATTAATATAGGAAACAAGAGATAAGGCAACTACAGCAACTCGATCGTCAATTCGATCCATAACATCACTTGTTTCAATTTGCATTCTCTCCGACGCCTTGATCTCAATTATCTCAAAACCCCGCTGAACTTGGGATTTCCATAAATAACGACCAGATGGAAAGTCTAAATCAGTAATAATAATGCGATTACGTTTGGCATTGGGCTGTATCGCAGCAGCGATCGCAGCTTGAGCCGCAGTTGTACTAGCAGTGATAGCCACTGAGCCAGTTGGTGCATTTATTAGTGTTTCAATCAGATGAAACATTTCTTCGTATCGTTCCTGCAAAAGTGCAAAAGCTCTTTTGCCTAGATAGAGACTCTGTATATATGCTTCTATATCTAAAAATGCTTCCTGCGGCAGTGGCCCTAGAGTATGAGTTGCTAGATAATTACGCTGCTCAAGTAGGGGGAATTTTTTGCGGAGAGTCGTAAAATCTGAGACTGGCATTATGATTGCTATTATCAAATACTGTTTACAATCGCGATTAACTAAAGCAGAGTCGGTATAGTTGATTAAGAAAATTCCATGAGACTGCTCTCGTCTTTTCAGCTCCTTGTTTTGCTGCTACCATTCCCTCTTTTGAGTCGGCAATAAAGCGGGAAAGTAGCAATGCTTCATCAGCATGATCGATCTCAACTTCTTCATGGAGTGTCAACCATCCAATCTTAGAAAGTTCGATATTTGTCTTCCGAAACTCTTGGCCTAAGCATAGATCGAATTGCTTGCCGTGAATCTCCATCAATATGGCTGCGCCCACTCCTACATAGGCATCAGATTCAAAGTAAATATCTGATAAGCTTTGGCTATATTCTTTGCCAGGAGTTAGCATTTCCTCGCTAAAATTCTCCATTTGCCAAGGTTCGATTCCATCAATCAATCGATCGAAAAGTTTTCTATGAACGCGATCGATATTTCCATTACCTAATTCCTCATTTAATTGCTTTGTGAGAATACAACGAATCCGTTCATCTTCAATTCTACCGACAACGCTAGCAAGAAGGCGCGTAAAGTGAGTAACAACGCCCTCTCTCACATTCATAAATAACAGCCAAATATGTGCTGGATTAACTGTCTCTCGTTGCAATCGTTGCAAGAAAGGATGATGAGCTACTGTACGTTCTTCATAGTGCCATACCATCTCCTCTAAAGAAGAGACAGATTTAGTTTGTTGCGTGGCTATTTGCCGAGGCGGTCGGACTCTATTTAATTCTGGATTTAAGTAAAGAGTAACTCTTCTTTGTTGTTGCTCTCGACGCAAAGAAGTATAGGAGTGCATTCCCACGCCAGCATCTAATTGGCGTGTTGCAAATGATTGGATCGCTGACTGGTATTTAGAGACGGGAAGACCATGCTCGATGAAATATAAATCGATCGAATCGCATACGGCTCGATCGTCAGTAGCGTAGTTAGAAATTGGTAAGTGTAGCGTTCCAACTGATGGAGTTTCATTATCGCCTTCAACCCAGGAAAAAGCGGTGATAGCTGACTTTGCTGAAAAAGAGGTTTGACCTGGTGCCATGGCTTGGCAAAACTCGATTGCGTCGCCAGGAACATAGTTACGAGCTGCACTCAGTGCTGATTCTAGTTCGGCTGGGGTGGCATCCTGATGGCGGAGGTATACTTTGACTCGCGCACGATTCTCCACCGGAGAGGCTACGCCAACGTGTGCCGCCAGATCCAAGGAGAAGTAGACAAATTCGTCTTTATCGGGGCCGCGTTGTGCTGCTGTTTCGGCGAGGGTCGGCCAAGCGTGAGTGAAACCGAGTCGAACTAAAGATTCTTCGACGACTGCTGCGGCACGACTCGGCTGCTGAGATTGGGGGTTGAGATAGAGTTTAAAGGCTGATGGTTTGTCGGGGTAAAAGCACGCCGAGTGCCACATCGAGAATTTTGCTGCGGAATTTGTCGGTGCGAATAGATCGGCAATTCGATCGAAGCGATCGAGGCTGATGTTGTAATGTTCTGCTAAATATTGGTTGAGTTCGAGTCCGGCTTGCCAGTTGGACTCGACCGTGGCTGCGCTGCCTTGTGCTTCTACTAATACTCGTAATTCTGCTTTATCGGGATCTAAAGCGATCGAAAACTCAAAGGGAGAGCCATCATCCGAGACATCAGACGTCCAGCCAGTAGTTTCGCCAACTTTTCTTTGGCTCCAAGATGCCGCCAGTGCCCGAAAAATTTCCACGATCTCGACAATTTTGTCATTCAGACCCAATGTATCTGCCAAAATTGTCAATTTTTCGATGCCGACTTCAACGTATGTCGGTGTAGGGATCAGTCGTTCTGGATCGAAGCCAATTTGAGGATTATGCTCGATCGAAGATCTCTCTTTTAATGGAAGTTCTATCTGTGAATCAATATTTTCAGATAGATTAGTTGGCTTCGATCGGTTAGATGTATTCTCAAAATTAGTCATAGCACACCCAATATTTAAATGTTAAATATTTATTTCTCGACTGTGGAAATATTTTTGATATCCTATCATACGATCTTAAAAATTAGCAACCATGTTATTTTTATCACATTGATATATCAATTTAACGATTTAAAAAAGCTAGAAATCTCAGCTCTGAAAACAATTGCAAGCTTTGTCACAAGCTCGGTTTTCTTAGATATACAGGCTAAATTAGAGATCTAAAAATCTTTGAATGAGATCGATCGATACACACCCATACGTATGTATTAATTTCTAAAAGATAATTATTTTATACTTGCTTTTCTATTACCGAAGAAATAACTGAAGAAAAGTTGTAGCAATCGCTACATTGCAGATATATTATCTAAAGTAATTTTATGAAGCACATCATAACAAATACAATAATTTAAACTTACTACAAAAATTGCTTTATAGAAAAAATAAGTATAGATTGACACAAAAAATCCCCAGATCGGGGGATTGTTAGTTTTTTAGTTGCCTTGCAATAATGCTTCGATCGTCGAGACGAGTTGACCTAATTTGACGGGTTTACTTACATAGCGATCGGCTCCAGCATCGAGACATTTTTGACGATCGGCGGGCATTGCTAAAGCTGTCAAAGCCACGATCGGAATTGCCCTACAAGCCGGAATTTGGCGGAGGCGAGCGATTGCTTCAAATCCGTCGATATCCGGCATCTGAATATCCATGAGAATCACGTCGGGAGTATGGATCTGAGCCATCTCGATCGCTTGTTGCCCAGTGCCAGCTCCTAGCAGCGCATAGCCACGACTTTGCAGGTAGCCTGTCATAGTCTCCATATTGGCTTCGTTGTCTTCTACAATGAGGATCGATGCCTTTGGCCCAGTCAAGAGAGTTGCTTGAGAGTCTGGAGCTAGATCGACAATCGGTGACACGGATGATGGCACCGCAATCGCCGCACTCAATTCGACAGGCAGACACACTCGA harbors:
- a CDS encoding class I SAM-dependent methyltransferase, encoding MGNEIQSTDSQNFGFNFLGNTIASGETLEYIGGSYALSSILLSAVELNLFDCLVDAPKTCEQIATEIQVSVDGLERLAIALTAMELLKRDSMGNYHNTPAASTWLTTSSPQSMTSSLLFHKRCYDLFGNLTEAIKSGKQQIKQVSSSKNLDRVNDYYRQLEQHPEEYFIFLEAMNRSSIGIGAAMPKSIDFSNIQQIIDLGAGGGQVSLELAEILPHLSIAMVDLPIACQFIQQRISTKGLQQQVKCIPGNLFDDLSAQIESADAVILSGVLADWGVNARMQILHQAHNLLKPGGLLIVSETLFNEQKTGPLQPAILSLCMLLAMQGNNFTPSQIESIIDKAGFGEIRFCLKNETGVRDLIIAQKPLSDLKI
- a CDS encoding aminotransferase class V-fold PLP-dependent enzyme, with translation MPVSDFTTLRKKFPLLEQRNYLATHTLGPLPQEAFLDIEAYIQSLYLGKRAFALLQERYEEMFHLIETLINAPTGSVAITASTTAAQAAIAAAIQPNAKRNRIIITDLDFPSGRYLWKSQVQRGFEIIEIKASERMQIETSDVMDRIDDRVAVVALSLVSYINSACLDIKPIIEAAHAAGAIVILDAYQAVGVLPIDVISLGADVVLGGMNKWLCGGIGLAFAYINSSLSEQLDPVYPGWFSHLQPTAFAATFVPAVGARRFQQGTPSFEPIYTSRAGLLFAIEVGVKQIHQRNIELTTYLMECADANGITINTPRSAHHRGGTVCLEVNRAEIVVQKLAALGIDVDSRSSQRIRVSPHCCNTEQECQQLIESVVELTQRDKILL
- a CDS encoding iron-containing redox enzyme family protein; translated protein: MTNFENTSNRSKPTNLSENIDSQIELPLKERSSIEHNPQIGFDPERLIPTPTYVEVGIEKLTILADTLGLNDKIVEIVEIFRALAASWSQRKVGETTGWTSDVSDDGSPFEFSIALDPDKAELRVLVEAQGSAATVESNWQAGLELNQYLAEHYNISLDRFDRIADLFAPTNSAAKFSMWHSACFYPDKPSAFKLYLNPQSQQPSRAAAVVEESLVRLGFTHAWPTLAETAAQRGPDKDEFVYFSLDLAAHVGVASPVENRARVKVYLRHQDATPAELESALSAARNYVPGDAIEFCQAMAPGQTSFSAKSAITAFSWVEGDNETPSVGTLHLPISNYATDDRAVCDSIDLYFIEHGLPVSKYQSAIQSFATRQLDAGVGMHSYTSLRREQQQRRVTLYLNPELNRVRPPRQIATQQTKSVSSLEEMVWHYEERTVAHHPFLQRLQRETVNPAHIWLLFMNVREGVVTHFTRLLASVVGRIEDERIRCILTKQLNEELGNGNIDRVHRKLFDRLIDGIEPWQMENFSEEMLTPGKEYSQSLSDIYFESDAYVGVGAAILMEIHGKQFDLCLGQEFRKTNIELSKIGWLTLHEEVEIDHADEALLLSRFIADSKEGMVAAKQGAEKTRAVSWNFLNQLYRLCFS